From Rhodovulum sulfidophilum DSM 1374, one genomic window encodes:
- a CDS encoding DUF1036 domain-containing protein encodes MPRAPLACPALLCALLAAAPALAGFSVCNRSLDEVNLALGQPGENGFGTSGWWLIGPGECASPLDRPLDARFLYVFALDAFGRVLLEGATPMCVGPGRFEIRGATDCLTRGYLEARFREIDTGNAADFTLTLHPDAE; translated from the coding sequence ATGCCCCGTGCCCCGCTCGCCTGTCCTGCCCTGCTTTGCGCCCTGCTGGCGGCCGCACCCGCGCTGGCGGGGTTTTCGGTCTGCAACCGCAGCCTCGACGAGGTCAACCTTGCCCTCGGCCAGCCCGGCGAGAACGGCTTCGGAACCTCGGGCTGGTGGCTGATCGGGCCCGGCGAATGCGCCAGCCCGCTCGACCGGCCGCTCGATGCGCGCTTTCTCTATGTCTTCGCGCTGGATGCCTTCGGCCGGGTGCTGCTGGAAGGCGCCACCCCGATGTGCGTCGGCCCCGGCCGGTTCGAGATCCGCGGCGCGACCGATTGTCTGACCCGCGGCTATCTCGAGGCCCGGTTCCGCGAGATCGATACCGGCAATGCCGCCGATTTCACGCTGACGCTGCATCCCGACGCCGAGTGA
- a CDS encoding ExbD/TolR family protein gives MARPPLLGAPKRARRPRFALTALADTMFQLLIFFMLSSGLTPYALLPLTPAAGNRLAETRAPGGEGAETAGAVLPAGTRLWQIGPGSLTAGGQRFGFDEIGALARALAARDPVPPVVLLAGPGARVQDLTTALDRLRAAGLTEVRLGLGGEG, from the coding sequence ATGGCGCGGCCGCCGCTGCTTGGGGCGCCCAAAAGGGCGCGCCGCCCGCGCTTTGCGCTGACCGCGCTGGCCGATACCATGTTCCAGCTTCTGATCTTCTTCATGCTGTCCTCGGGGCTGACGCCCTATGCGCTCTTGCCGCTGACGCCGGCCGCGGGCAACCGGCTGGCCGAGACCCGGGCGCCGGGGGGCGAGGGCGCCGAGACGGCGGGGGCGGTGCTGCCCGCGGGCACCCGGCTCTGGCAGATCGGGCCGGGCAGCCTGACCGCGGGCGGCCAGCGCTTCGGTTTCGACGAGATCGGCGCGCTGGCACGGGCGCTGGCGGCGCGCGATCCGGTGCCGCCGGTGGTGCTGCTGGCGGGGCCGGGCGCGCGGGTGCAGGACCTGACGACCGCGCTCGACCGGCTGCGGGCGGCGGGGCTGACCGAGGTCCGGCTCGGCCTCGGCGGGGAGGGCTGA
- a CDS encoding MotA/TolQ/ExbB proton channel family protein, with product MPNLSESGLLMPATLAVFAALGVLSVMALTISIWKAWQFRRMGVGRRALAETVLDCWLSGRVEEAMERAVAGRAVLGRVLRAVMSAAQARPGETGYAEELGRQTALIELARMGERMRALELIVSSAPMLGLLGTVVGMIDAFSALSLAAEAADPASLAAGIWTALTTTAAGLALALVANALTTWFEGRIEAERTLLEAAISAAIYGRVDSDGGV from the coding sequence ATGCCCAACCTGTCCGAGTCCGGCCTGCTGATGCCGGCCACGCTTGCGGTCTTCGCCGCGCTCGGGGTGCTGTCGGTGATGGCGCTGACCATCTCGATCTGGAAGGCCTGGCAGTTCCGCCGCATGGGCGTCGGCCGCCGGGCGCTGGCCGAGACGGTGCTGGATTGCTGGCTGTCGGGCCGGGTCGAGGAGGCGATGGAACGGGCCGTGGCCGGGCGCGCGGTGCTGGGCCGGGTGCTGCGCGCGGTGATGTCGGCGGCGCAGGCGCGGCCTGGCGAGACCGGCTATGCCGAGGAGCTGGGCCGCCAGACCGCGCTGATCGAGCTGGCGCGGATGGGCGAGCGGATGCGCGCGCTGGAACTGATCGTCAGCTCGGCGCCGATGCTGGGGCTGCTAGGCACCGTGGTCGGCATGATCGACGCCTTCTCGGCGCTGTCGCTGGCGGCCGAGGCCGCCGATCCGGCCAGCCTCGCGGCCGGGATCTGGACCGCGCTGACCACGACCGCGGCGGGGCTGGCGCTGGCGCTGGTCGCCAATGCGCTGACGACCTGGTTCGAGGGCCGGATCGAGGCCGAGCGCACGCTGCTGGAGGCGGCGATCTCGGCCGCGATCTATGGCCGGGTCGATTCCGACGGCGGGGTCTGA
- a CDS encoding ExbD/TolR family protein, with translation MRRGTILPVRRRRDGPDTAIAIVNLVLLLILFFLVSGGLWNRDAPTGLRLAETRAFDPARLPRPLLELTPDGRLALDGQAVALAGLPEALAGASRVHLLIDRSAPARQLLHLLGSAGFDGREVVLVTVRAGGGGAGRGAGQ, from the coding sequence ATGCGGCGGGGGACGATCCTGCCGGTGCGGCGGCGCCGGGACGGGCCCGACACGGCGATTGCCATCGTCAATCTGGTGCTGCTGCTGATCCTGTTCTTTCTGGTCAGCGGCGGGCTCTGGAACCGCGACGCGCCGACCGGGCTGCGGCTGGCCGAGACCCGCGCCTTCGATCCGGCGCGGCTGCCCCGGCCGCTGCTGGAACTGACGCCCGACGGTCGGCTGGCGCTGGACGGGCAGGCGGTGGCGCTGGCCGGGCTGCCCGAGGCGCTGGCGGGCGCCTCCCGGGTGCATCTGCTGATCGATCGCAGCGCCCCGGCGCGGCAATTGCTGCATCTGCTGGGCTCGGCCGGGTTCGACGGGCGCGAGGTGGTTCTGGTGACGGTGCGCGCGGGCGGCGGCGGGGCCGGGCGCGGGGCAGGGCAATGA